The Punica granatum isolate Tunisia-2019 chromosome 4, ASM765513v2, whole genome shotgun sequence sequence agaaggCTGAGATCGCGTTCCACTTATCTAGGTTGAAAGAGAAACCATAAAGGAATTAGATAGAACACGCGATCAACCCCAAGTAGTTTGACCTAACTATTAAAGTGTGCCTAAGTTTAGTCCCGATCTCGGGCTTAAATTCCTTTGGGGCCACCAGAGCGATTATCCGCTTTGTGCTCCGCCGGGATTCACAGAATGCCGGAGATTAGTCGGACGAAACCTGAATACCCCatgttaggaaaaaaaaaacagaaaaaagaacACGCGATTGTAGTATATTATAGAGGGATCCATATCCCATCTATcatgctttctttttttaaaacaaaagcCACGTGGGGCTCTGTTGGTCTTACGTTCTATCGTTCCCAAGTTGTTCCGAcatgataataataaaatcaagGAGAAAGAGAAACTTGATTTCTCCTCTTTTATTTTCCCGTGCTCGATCGATCCCTTTTATTGGGAATTATCTTCTTACTTCCACCAAGAAGGATTAACATTTAACAATGTACTTATACATTTAGGAGAAGCTCCACTTTAGTTGTAATTCAAACATTTTTGATAGTTTACATGGTAATATAGATTATCCGAATTGGCTTACTCGAGCCTTCCGTGTAAACCATGTCCATATTTACAAATAGTTACGAGGCAAATACAATATGTACACTCCACCTATGAACATAACTGATTCTCTTGATTGATGTTTTGCATGTAGAGAAATGCTGAAGTTGGAAAGATCAAGGAAGAGGAGCTTATTCTCACAGGAGATGGGTCAGTTGATCGGCATGGCCGTCCGGCGGTACGGGGGAAAACAGGAAACTGGGTTTCTGGAGTTCTGATATTGGGTAATACATATAGTTAATTAACTACAATAGTCTTATTAGCAtgctttaattaatttaattaatgataattatGAAGTGTAAAATGTATGTCCCATGGATGGATTGGATGATGCAGTGAATCAAGGATTGGCAACGCTGGCATTCTTCGGGGTGGGAGTGAACCTGGTGCTGTTCCTGACGAGGGTTGTGGGTCAAGACAACGCCAGTGCAGCTAACAACGTGAGCAAGTGGACGGGCACTGTCTACATCTTCTCCCTGTTGGGTGCCTTCCTCAGCGACTCCTACTGGGGGAGGTACAAGACTTGTGCCATCTTCCAGTCCATCTTTGTCCTAGTAAGTCCCTctaataattcatattttccTCATATAGTTCCACTGCTCATAAATTTCGATTCTTCCACTTGATCGATCGATCACTTTTATCCATCACTATCAGCGGCCACTTATCGAGTTGGGATAGTCTTGGCCATGTTACAGCCTAACCACCGATTGAGACAGTTGGACTCTTTCCAAGCCACACGAGAGGGTGTCAAACTTATATCCCTGTCATGGGAATTAGCTACTAATGTACAAATTTACTGTTGTCTAAGTTTTTTCACCAATTGCCATCGCTAATAAGCATATACAATACAACGTGGGATCATAAAGGATTGGATCCACTAATTGTGTCATGTAATATAGTTTATCATAGCTTGTTTTACACGTGTCGTGCTTGGAAATCAACCGACTCCTATCATTTTTTTACCTACTCTAATGATGGATCAAAGTTCATTGTTAATCGCAAATCTGTTGTTATGTTCCTTATATGGCAGGGGCTAGCATCACTATCCCTCTCATCGTACCTAATCCTCCTAAAGCCCAAGGGCTGCGGGGATGAGCAGAAACCCTGCGGGTCCCACTCGGCCTTCGAGATGGCCGTCTTCTACGTCTCGATCTATATGGTCGCCCTCGGGAACGGAGGGTACCAGCCCACCATAGCCACATTTGGGGCGGACCAGTTTGACGAGGAGGACCCTAAGGAAGGGCACTCCAAGGTTGCCTTCTTCAGCTATTTCTACTTGGCCCTCAACCTGGGCTCCCTCTTCTCGAACACCGTCTTGGGCTACTTCGAGGACGGGGGCCAATGGGCCTTGGGTTTTTGGGCCTCCACTGCTTCAGCAGCCCTGGCCCTCGTGCTGTTCCTCTGCGGCACCCCAAGGTACCGGCACTTTAGGCCCATGGGCAACCCCCTGTCCAGATTCTGCCAGGTCCTTACTGCTGCATCTAGGAAGTGGACGGTCAAGGTCGAGGGGGAGGAGGAACTGTTCGAAGTGGACGATCAGGATCGCTCGGCGAATGGTGACAGGAGGATTCTTCATACTCAAGGATTCAAGTGAGTTCCTGTCTTTTAAGACAAATCAAGGCCTACCTTTTCATTGCCATAGGATCTTCCCTTCTAATGCAACTAACAAATAACTCAATGCggcattttgtttttgttagGTTCCTGGATAGAGCAGCAACAGTCACCCCAAGCGATTTTTCCGTATATCAGAGCGGGAAGCAAAACAACATCGAAATCAATCGGTGGAGACTGTGCGCAGTGACTCAGGTCGAGGAGGTGAAGTGTGTCTTGCGGCTCCTCCCCATTTGGCTCTGCACGATCCTCTACTCGGTCGTATTCACCCAGATGGCATCACTCTTCGTCGAGCAAGGGGCTGCAATGCAGTCCACTGTCTCCGGCTTCCACATTCCCCCGGCGAGCATGTCGAGCTTTGACATCCTCAGCGTGGCGGCCTTCATCTTCATCTACAGGCGTGTCCTCGACCCGGTTGTCGCGAGGCTGAGGACAAAGCCCAAGGGGCTAACTGAGCTTCAGAGGATGGGCATCGGCCTTGTGATTGCCATCCTAGCAATGGTCTCAGCTGGTACAGTCGAATGCTTCAGGCTGAAGTACGCAACAAAAGAGTGCCCGACCTGTGAGAGCTCCAGCACCCTGAGCATATTCTGGCAGGTTCCCCAATATGTGCTCATCGGGGCATCCGAGGTTTTCATGTATGTCGGGCAACTGGAGTTCTTTAACTCACAGACACCCGATGGGCTAAAGAGCTTCGGGAGCGCCCTCTGCATGACTTCGATTTCCCTCGGGAACTATGTGAGCAGCCTCCTGGTGAGCATAGTGATGAAGTTCTCAGCGACAGATGACATGCCCGGTTGGATTCCGCGGAACCTAAACAGAGGTCACCTAGATCGGTTTTATTTCCTCTTAGCGGCTCTCACAACAGCTGATTTAGTCGTGTACGTCCTCTGCGCGAGGTGGTATCAGTACATTGAGTTTGAGAGGAAAAGCATGCAACCGGACGATAGCAACCAGGACTGCGCCGATCACAGAGTTTAAGGATTTATGACGTGCGTTACACAAGAATATTGTACTAGGAAGCATCTGTGACTAAATAAGAAAGAGAATTGCGTATGTACCGTAAATTATGATGTACCTGAGCAGTGAAACTTGAGGAAgttcttcatcttctcaagAAGAGCTTATTGATTATAGTGCTATCAGTTGTTCATGCAGAATTTGCTCAGGAACAACAGACATATTCTTAAAGGTGCAAAACGCCTAATTAATATTATCCACTAGCtacttgtaatttttcaattaattataaattttagtaCATTATGTAAAAAACCACGTGGTTTTAGTTTGTTTCCAAACTTTTTACTTgtgattttgttgtttcagTTTTCCAATAGCCTTGTCAGTGCTTGGGAGGGAGTATCAAGGAACGTAGTGGTCTCTGAAttgggggaaaagaaaaaaccaaTCTAAGAATCCCTTATGAGTTGTGAATTGAATG is a genomic window containing:
- the LOC116205019 gene encoding protein NRT1/ PTR FAMILY 7.3-like, with the translated sequence MECSNLFKRNAEVGKIKEEELILTGDGSVDRHGRPAVRGKTGNWVSGVLILVNQGLATLAFFGVGVNLVLFLTRVVGQDNASAANNVSKWTGTVYIFSLLGAFLSDSYWGRYKTCAIFQSIFVLGLASLSLSSYLILLKPKGCGDEQKPCGSHSAFEMAVFYVSIYMVALGNGGYQPTIATFGADQFDEEDPKEGHSKVAFFSYFYLALNLGSLFSNTVLGYFEDGGQWALGFWASTASAALALVLFLCGTPRYRHFRPMGNPLSRFCQVLTAASRKWTVKVEGEEELFEVDDQDRSANGDRRILHTQGFKFLDRAATVTPSDFSVYQSGKQNNIEINRWRLCAVTQVEEVKCVLRLLPIWLCTILYSVVFTQMASLFVEQGAAMQSTVSGFHIPPASMSSFDILSVAAFIFIYRRVLDPVVARLRTKPKGLTELQRMGIGLVIAILAMVSAGTVECFRLKYATKECPTCESSSTLSIFWQVPQYVLIGASEVFMYVGQLEFFNSQTPDGLKSFGSALCMTSISLGNYVSSLLVSIVMKFSATDDMPGWIPRNLNRGHLDRFYFLLAALTTADLVVYVLCARWYQYIEFERKSMQPDDSNQDCADHRV